One genomic window of Vibrio natriegens NBRC 15636 = ATCC 14048 = DSM 759 includes the following:
- a CDS encoding beta-glucoside-specific PTS transporter subunit IIABC, with the protein MSNKELANQIVRLVGGDDNITVLFHCITRLRFNLKDLSKANKDAIADLDGVFGTNLSGDQFQVILGDRVSKVCDEIYTTIPRLRKSSQEGSAENETAEKSGKLAFLMETISGIFSPIIPAIAGAGILKGILALLLTFDILPKDSQNYQILNAISDGVFYLLPIVLAHSCSVRFKCNSYVAMAIAAALFHPSLSGLFAASKQSGIDISFFGLPITPASYASSVIPIILAIWLMSYVEKFIDKFMPGSLKTMFVPLFTLIIVTPITLSVLGPIGLFLGGNLTGGVLWLLENMGWLAGLILGGTMSVLIITGMHYTLVPVMVNNVSTMGFDPIKPLFFVANLGQAGAAFGVFLKTKDKKMKSLALSVSLTAAMGITEPAMYGVNIRLKRPFFAALIGGALGGSFAVTAGVKAYAFTMSGLPGLPALAGPTFFYAIGSMLISFVAAAAITYVVGFEDKPSSTEKEASVNKTPASVVTQAKEAVKALAQETIFPPVKGEFVKLENVSDPVFATETFGKGLAIKPYEGLVTSPVNGVVTSIFPTKHAIAITSDNGAEILIHIGIDTVKLNGRYFSSNIEDGDTITLGQPLVEFELESLEREGIDTSVIMVVTNTSDYQEFTLNESIREDEHVIKLAAQPSFA; encoded by the coding sequence ATGTCAAATAAAGAGTTAGCTAATCAAATTGTACGGTTAGTGGGTGGTGACGATAACATCACCGTTCTTTTTCACTGCATTACTCGATTAAGATTCAATTTAAAGGACTTGTCGAAGGCAAATAAAGACGCTATCGCTGATCTCGATGGTGTATTTGGTACCAATCTTTCAGGCGATCAATTTCAAGTTATTCTTGGTGATAGAGTCAGCAAAGTTTGTGATGAAATATACACAACAATTCCACGCTTACGTAAATCATCACAAGAAGGCTCTGCTGAAAACGAAACTGCGGAGAAATCTGGGAAACTAGCTTTCCTGATGGAAACAATCAGTGGTATTTTCTCGCCGATTATCCCTGCGATTGCCGGTGCTGGTATCCTTAAAGGTATACTGGCGTTATTGCTAACATTCGATATTCTTCCAAAAGACAGTCAAAACTACCAGATACTGAATGCTATCAGTGATGGTGTTTTTTATCTGCTACCAATTGTGTTGGCTCACAGTTGCTCAGTACGTTTTAAATGTAATTCTTATGTAGCAATGGCAATTGCTGCCGCTTTGTTTCATCCAAGCCTATCTGGACTCTTTGCGGCAAGTAAACAAAGCGGTATAGACATTAGCTTCTTTGGTCTGCCTATCACGCCAGCATCTTACGCATCTTCGGTTATCCCAATTATTTTAGCTATTTGGCTCATGTCTTATGTTGAAAAGTTCATAGACAAATTTATGCCAGGCTCGTTGAAAACCATGTTTGTCCCGTTATTCACACTTATTATTGTTACGCCAATTACATTAAGCGTATTAGGGCCAATTGGTTTGTTCTTAGGTGGGAATCTTACTGGCGGTGTATTGTGGTTATTGGAAAACATGGGATGGCTTGCCGGGTTGATCTTGGGCGGTACGATGTCAGTATTAATCATTACCGGCATGCATTACACCCTTGTGCCTGTTATGGTAAATAACGTCAGTACGATGGGATTTGATCCAATTAAGCCATTATTCTTTGTGGCCAACCTTGGTCAAGCGGGTGCTGCATTCGGCGTCTTTTTAAAAACAAAAGATAAAAAAATGAAATCGCTTGCTCTTTCAGTGAGTCTTACAGCAGCAATGGGTATTACTGAACCTGCAATGTATGGTGTCAATATCCGTTTGAAAAGACCGTTCTTTGCTGCACTAATTGGTGGAGCTCTAGGTGGGTCTTTCGCAGTCACAGCTGGTGTAAAAGCATACGCCTTCACAATGAGTGGTTTACCAGGGCTACCGGCATTAGCTGGTCCTACATTCTTCTATGCCATCGGTAGTATGTTGATTAGTTTTGTCGCTGCAGCTGCGATTACTTATGTGGTTGGTTTTGAGGATAAACCTAGTTCCACGGAGAAAGAAGCATCGGTGAACAAAACTCCGGCTTCTGTTGTAACGCAAGCAAAAGAAGCAGTAAAAGCTCTTGCTCAAGAAACTATCTTCCCTCCAGTTAAAGGTGAGTTTGTCAAGTTAGAGAATGTCAGCGACCCGGTCTTTGCGACGGAAACTTTTGGTAAAGGACTGGCCATTAAACCATATGAAGGACTTGTAACTTCTCCTGTTAATGGTGTGGTGACTTCTATATTCCCAACGAAACATGCAATTGCAATTACTAGTGACAATGGGGCAGAAATTCTAATCCATATTGGCATTGATACGGTGAAACTCAACGGAAGGTACTTTTCTTCCAATATTGAGGATGGAGACACTATTACCCTCGGTCAGCCACTAGTCGAATTTGAACTAGAGTCACTTGAAAGAGAAGGGATTGATACCAGTGTCATCATGGTCGTAACCAATACGTCCGACTATCAAGAGTTCACTCTTAACGAGAGCATCCGAGAAGATGAACACGTCATTAAACTGGCCGCTCAACCAAGTTTTGCTTAA
- a CDS encoding PRD domain-containing protein yields the protein MFTIIQVLNNNVVSAADEKGQELILTGKGLGFKALPGGEIDPSVAEKVFRLNQGDATSERLKVLMESLPLEVVEITEFICNEAEKSLNKKFGNGLFVSLSDHLDFAIKRSKDGLSIPNPFEWEIRSFYDQEFKFAEGIIQKILLNWGVLLERSEACSIALHIINADNSNLNDFKSLTKIVYQILNIVKYVFNVELDENSPNYHRFVTHLKFFAQRIGKKEVITNHDSLLSDLLIKELTKTHQCVDTISEFVRKTYDHPMSDSEKLYLVIHIDRVLNDVR from the coding sequence ATGTTTACAATAATACAAGTGCTAAACAATAACGTGGTCAGCGCCGCCGATGAGAAAGGACAGGAGTTGATACTGACGGGGAAAGGGCTTGGCTTTAAGGCTCTACCTGGAGGGGAAATTGATCCTAGTGTTGCTGAGAAGGTATTCAGATTAAATCAAGGCGACGCCACATCCGAACGGCTCAAAGTATTGATGGAGAGTTTGCCTCTTGAAGTTGTTGAAATTACAGAATTTATCTGTAATGAAGCAGAAAAATCATTGAATAAAAAGTTTGGTAACGGCTTGTTCGTGTCGTTGTCCGATCACTTGGATTTTGCCATTAAACGCTCTAAAGACGGTCTAAGCATACCGAACCCTTTTGAATGGGAAATCCGCAGTTTTTACGATCAAGAATTTAAATTTGCCGAAGGCATTATTCAAAAGATACTTTTAAATTGGGGTGTTCTGTTAGAAAGATCTGAGGCCTGTAGTATTGCCTTGCATATTATTAATGCGGATAACAGTAATCTAAACGATTTTAAGTCTCTAACAAAAATTGTTTATCAAATACTCAATATTGTTAAGTATGTTTTTAATGTAGAACTTGATGAAAATTCACCGAATTATCATCGATTCGTTACACATCTTAAATTTTTTGCCCAGCGCATTGGTAAAAAGGAGGTTATTACAAATCACGATTCTTTACTGTCGGACCTGTTGATAAAAGAGTTAACTAAAACTCATCAGTGTGTTGATACGATTTCCGAATTTGTCAGGAAAACATATGATCATCCAATGAGTGACTCTGAAAAACTGTATTTAGTGATTCATATTGATAGAGTCCTTAACGACGTTAGATAG
- a CDS encoding AEC family transporter, with protein MVSTFLIIFPIFALIFCGWLLRYKGWVGDQATTELNKYVVFLALPALLFDIVATSEWHQLWRPEFIAAFLLATFVLFTLILLFQMKRGRALADASIDALNSSYANTGFMGFPLLLAIVGDESQTYALSATIITVCVLFAISIILVECGSNRGRQQKDIAMTVLKKVSSNPIIVAPVVASFIPVLGLHIPHFISSSLDLLGGSAAPCALVTIGLFLGGREVSSASSFLTKRTMLFVFTKLIVHPTLVFILVSSLFPLSEPALLCVLLLSALPTGTGPFMVAEYYGRECSLTSDVILLSTLFSPITLALLVYTFQLQ; from the coding sequence GTGGTATCTACATTTCTTATTATTTTTCCTATTTTTGCTCTAATCTTCTGTGGTTGGCTACTTAGATACAAGGGTTGGGTGGGCGATCAAGCGACAACTGAGTTAAACAAGTATGTGGTTTTTCTTGCTCTGCCAGCTCTGTTATTCGATATTGTTGCCACTTCTGAATGGCACCAACTATGGCGCCCCGAATTTATCGCTGCTTTTCTATTGGCGACTTTTGTACTGTTTACGTTAATTCTGCTATTTCAGATGAAAAGAGGAAGAGCGCTAGCGGATGCTTCAATCGATGCTCTTAATAGTAGTTATGCAAATACTGGATTTATGGGGTTTCCATTATTACTTGCTATTGTGGGGGACGAGTCTCAAACTTATGCACTAAGTGCGACAATCATTACGGTATGTGTACTTTTTGCCATCAGTATTATCCTTGTTGAGTGCGGTAGTAATCGTGGTCGACAACAGAAAGATATTGCAATGACAGTTCTTAAAAAAGTGTCTAGTAATCCTATTATTGTTGCTCCTGTAGTCGCTTCCTTTATTCCAGTTCTGGGCTTACATATACCTCATTTTATTAGTTCATCGTTAGATCTCCTTGGCGGCTCAGCAGCACCTTGTGCATTAGTCACGATTGGGTTGTTTCTTGGAGGCAGAGAGGTTAGTAGTGCCAGTTCATTTTTGACAAAGAGAACGATGCTGTTTGTATTCACAAAGTTGATTGTTCACCCAACCTTAGTTTTCATTTTGGTCAGCTCTCTATTTCCATTATCTGAGCCTGCGTTACTTTGTGTCTTGTTGCTATCAGCGCTTCCAACAGGGACAGGGCCGTTTATGGTAGCAGAATACTATGGACGTGAATGTTCTTTAACGTCTGATGTGATTTTGCTTTCTACTCTATTTTCTCCTATAACACTTGCTTTGTTAGTGTATACCTTTCAACTGCAATAG